A single region of the Paludibacter jiangxiensis genome encodes:
- a CDS encoding SusC/RagA family TonB-linked outer membrane protein, giving the protein MKKRVILVLLILFCMGKVMAQNISGVVLDASSEPLPGVAVVVKGTTKGTTTDLNGKFTIPNVQDPANKTIVFSYIGFETVEQVIGSNAGNIKITMKETSKSINEVVVVGYGVKKKSLVTGAISSVSADDISKTNISRAEEGLQGRTSGVQVVPVSGAPGAGMNIRVRGYGSNGGSNPLYIVDGIKTGDINYLDPANIANMEVLKDAASCAIYGAEGGNGVVIITTKRGQAGKMSITYDFQQSFKSAARLPKLMNTSQYAQFMTEKNADGNSILNAPIDQNYNTDWLDAIFSTGYTTKHHLAFSGGNEKSTYNLSVGYFKNNGIIVGNKDLFERYSASFNSDHHMTKWLKVGNTFDYSHVASRGINENGGEFGGMIGSALQLDPTTPIEYTDPSKIPTFIQGEIAANRNLITKAPSGNYYGISQYVAGEIINPFVSQANNTGKFTGDKLMASMYADMNLFKGFTFTSRFGYELAFNNNHYWTPIFYYDATNKNLAAITHDNNDYYRKWTWENFATYNYKVGGHNFTLLAGFSSEDYLHKNINGQGSPMDFPSDNNAELDYTSHTQDNVTGSPKELKKESLFGRVSYDYMNRYLLEASVRRDGAGLSQVPKQGRWGVFPSVSAGWVMSNEDFFKSDVVSYAKLRGSWGQNGNLASLDESQLFRYNAVITGYSGSQPITYTLSNGTTMQAYEPNVLSNDKLTWETSQQLDLGLDLGFFNDKLRFTADYFVKTTKGMIFTGIPSYSSGNFAPQANGGKIENKGFEFDLSYKNKLGDLNYSVNVNCSPLSNKVTELDPVFGKRVGGASIGTGWPNVTMFEPGYSVWHFYGYKTHGIDPATGNPIFVNAKGQDTKIGDITDADKQDLGSAVPKLTYGGNINLSYKDFDFALNFAGASGNKVVMGWIRTDKLASNRVTYFYDGRWTKPGDKVSKPGANPDAKTYQSDQYVFDGSFLRIQTIQFGYNVPKPILKQLNINNLRLYVSLDNFFTITSYPGLDPQPTIQNNSANNIGIDRGTYPMAKDIMLGASITF; this is encoded by the coding sequence ATGAAGAAACGAGTGATTTTGGTTTTGCTTATTTTGTTCTGTATGGGCAAAGTAATGGCACAAAACATTTCGGGTGTGGTTCTTGATGCAAGCAGTGAACCACTTCCCGGTGTAGCGGTTGTCGTTAAAGGGACAACCAAAGGGACAACTACCGACCTGAACGGTAAGTTTACAATACCCAATGTTCAGGATCCTGCGAATAAAACAATTGTATTTAGCTACATCGGCTTTGAAACAGTTGAGCAAGTCATTGGTAGTAATGCTGGCAACATTAAAATTACCATGAAAGAGACGAGCAAATCAATCAACGAAGTAGTGGTAGTTGGTTATGGTGTAAAGAAAAAGAGTTTGGTAACAGGTGCCATCTCCAGTGTATCGGCAGATGACATTAGTAAAACCAATATCTCCAGAGCTGAAGAAGGTTTGCAAGGAAGAACCTCCGGTGTGCAGGTAGTTCCTGTTTCAGGAGCTCCGGGAGCCGGCATGAACATTCGTGTTCGTGGTTATGGTTCCAATGGCGGTAGTAACCCTCTGTACATTGTAGACGGAATTAAAACCGGCGACATTAACTATCTCGACCCTGCAAATATTGCCAATATGGAAGTATTGAAAGATGCTGCTTCCTGCGCCATTTACGGAGCTGAAGGTGGCAACGGCGTTGTGATCATTACTACAAAAAGAGGCCAAGCCGGAAAAATGAGCATTACTTATGATTTTCAACAATCATTCAAAAGTGCAGCTCGCCTACCTAAACTAATGAATACCAGCCAGTATGCTCAGTTTATGACAGAGAAAAATGCAGATGGCAATTCAATTTTAAACGCACCTATTGATCAGAATTACAACACTGACTGGTTGGATGCCATTTTTTCTACAGGCTATACCACTAAGCATCACCTTGCTTTTTCGGGTGGAAATGAAAAATCCACATACAACCTGAGCGTTGGCTACTTTAAAAACAATGGTATTATTGTTGGAAATAAAGATTTATTTGAACGTTATTCGGCATCATTCAACTCGGATCATCACATGACAAAATGGTTGAAAGTAGGTAATACTTTTGATTATTCTCACGTAGCTTCGAGAGGCATCAATGAAAATGGTGGTGAATTTGGAGGTATGATTGGTAGCGCATTGCAGTTGGATCCAACCACCCCAATCGAATATACAGATCCTTCTAAAATCCCGACATTTATTCAGGGTGAAATTGCCGCAAACAGAAATTTGATTACCAAAGCTCCCAGTGGAAACTATTATGGTATTTCTCAATACGTAGCTGGTGAAATCATCAATCCATTCGTATCTCAAGCCAATAATACCGGTAAATTTACCGGAGATAAATTAATGGCTAGTATGTATGCCGATATGAATCTTTTCAAAGGCTTCACCTTTACTTCCCGTTTTGGATACGAACTTGCCTTTAATAACAATCATTACTGGACTCCAATATTCTACTATGATGCAACCAATAAAAACCTGGCTGCAATCACCCATGACAATAATGATTATTACAGAAAATGGACTTGGGAAAATTTTGCCACTTACAATTACAAAGTTGGCGGACATAACTTCACATTATTAGCCGGGTTCTCTTCTGAAGATTATTTACACAAAAACATCAATGGCCAGGGTAGCCCAATGGATTTTCCTTCAGACAACAATGCTGAACTGGACTACACCTCTCACACTCAGGACAATGTAACCGGATCACCCAAAGAGTTGAAAAAAGAGTCGCTATTTGGCCGTGTATCTTATGACTACATGAACAGATACCTGTTAGAAGCTTCTGTTCGTAGAGATGGAGCAGGTCTTTCTCAGGTACCTAAACAAGGACGCTGGGGAGTATTTCCCTCTGTTTCGGCAGGTTGGGTAATGTCTAATGAAGATTTCTTTAAAAGTGATGTGGTTTCATATGCCAAACTGAGAGGCAGTTGGGGGCAAAATGGTAATCTTGCATCTCTGGACGAAAGTCAATTGTTCAGATATAATGCGGTGATCACTGGTTATAGTGGAAGTCAGCCTATTACTTATACTTTGTCAAACGGAACTACGATGCAGGCCTACGAACCTAATGTATTATCTAATGATAAACTTACATGGGAAACCAGCCAACAGCTTGATTTAGGACTTGATTTGGGCTTTTTCAATGATAAATTACGCTTTACCGCTGACTACTTTGTCAAAACAACTAAAGGCATGATTTTCACCGGAATACCTTCTTATTCAAGTGGAAACTTTGCTCCTCAGGCTAATGGTGGCAAAATTGAAAACAAAGGATTTGAATTCGATTTATCATACAAAAACAAGCTTGGAGACTTAAACTACTCTGTAAACGTTAACTGTTCTCCTCTTTCCAACAAAGTTACCGAATTGGATCCTGTTTTTGGTAAAAGAGTTGGCGGTGCAAGCATCGGCACAGGTTGGCCAAACGTAACAATGTTTGAACCTGGTTACTCTGTATGGCATTTCTATGGATATAAAACCCATGGCATCGACCCGGCAACCGGCAATCCTATTTTTGTAAATGCCAAAGGCCAGGACACCAAAATCGGCGATATTACCGATGCTGACAAGCAGGATTTAGGCAGTGCCGTTCCTAAGCTCACCTATGGTGGCAATATTAATCTTTCGTATAAAGATTTTGATTTTGCATTGAACTTTGCTGGAGCATCAGGCAATAAAGTAGTAATGGGCTGGATCAGAACTGACAAGTTGGCCTCCAATCGTGTAACTTATTTTTACGATGGTCGTTGGACAAAACCGGGAGACAAAGTCTCTAAACCGGGAGCTAATCCGGACGCTAAAACATATCAGAGCGATCAGTATGTATTTGATGGTTCATTCCTGAGAATTCAAACGATTCAGTTTGGATACAACGTACCTAAACCAATCCTCAAACAATTGAACATAAACAATTTGAGACTATACGTTTCTCTGGATAATTTCTTTACAATTACATCTTATCCGGGTTTGGATCCTCAACCTACTATTCAGAACAATAGTGCAAACAATATTGGTATCGACCGCGGTACTTACCCGATGGCTAAGGATATTATGCTTGGAGCATCCATAACTTTTTAA
- a CDS encoding RagB/SusD family nutrient uptake outer membrane protein, whose amino-acid sequence MKTIIKKILPLALVAILFTGCAKDFLDVDQKGVRTIATFYKTDADATSAIASCYNMLRAMNASVWTSFWMTKESLADDIYCGGENSGDRPEYQELNTFTFGPTNSPITNIYRYSYMVIYRANLIIDNIKNPTPYQKLVIAEAKAMRAYVYFELGTLYGPVPLVLHELQPTEYAQGNSTMETLYAQIEKDLNEAIVDLPKKSQLTAAGSDPARFSKGTAMAFLGKAQLFEKKYAEAATTFQALIDSHEYDLYQLSEINNDYTQLFRKSTEFGKESIFEISYTSDRKNDWGNAFGDLWNDPSRTNPANLVWQLCGPRGDQGFSGGSLNINGGWGFGYPTLSLWNAFKAAGDSVRLQGTILTASRVVAAGGTMGKDGNYMYGCPGLVRLKYTTWADETSSASGAVPDLCYGTNLRIMRYADVLLMAAEAYLQSSKANLALPLINQVRTRVNLPALTSVTLDNIKLERRLELAFEGPRYQDLVRWGDAATVLKDQGKQVPTGKVVGGQLQFATKSNAGFVAPKNNMFPIPFNEMSSNPNVKQNPGY is encoded by the coding sequence ATGAAAACAATAATAAAAAAGATTCTTCCTCTTGCTTTAGTTGCCATTCTGTTTACCGGATGTGCTAAAGATTTCCTCGATGTGGATCAAAAAGGTGTAAGAACCATTGCTACTTTTTACAAAACGGATGCAGACGCAACCAGTGCTATTGCATCTTGCTACAACATGTTACGGGCCATGAATGCCAGTGTATGGACCAGTTTCTGGATGACCAAGGAATCGTTGGCCGACGATATCTATTGCGGTGGCGAAAACTCGGGCGACCGTCCTGAATATCAGGAGTTGAATACATTCACTTTTGGTCCGACAAACAGTCCGATTACGAACATCTATCGTTATTCGTACATGGTTATTTACCGTGCCAATCTGATTATCGACAACATCAAGAATCCGACACCTTATCAGAAACTGGTGATTGCCGAAGCCAAAGCAATGCGCGCGTATGTCTATTTTGAATTGGGTACATTGTATGGTCCTGTTCCATTGGTACTGCATGAACTTCAACCCACAGAATATGCTCAGGGTAATTCAACCATGGAAACACTTTATGCTCAGATTGAAAAAGACCTTAACGAAGCCATTGTTGATCTTCCTAAAAAAAGCCAGCTTACTGCTGCCGGATCCGATCCTGCTCGTTTCAGCAAGGGAACTGCTATGGCATTCCTGGGAAAAGCTCAGCTATTCGAGAAAAAGTATGCAGAAGCAGCTACTACATTTCAGGCATTGATAGATTCACACGAATATGACCTGTATCAGCTCTCTGAAATCAACAACGACTATACTCAATTGTTCAGAAAGAGTACTGAATTCGGAAAAGAATCTATTTTTGAAATAAGCTACACCAGTGATCGTAAAAACGACTGGGGTAACGCCTTTGGTGACCTTTGGAATGATCCTTCAAGAACTAATCCTGCAAACCTAGTTTGGCAGCTTTGCGGTCCGCGTGGCGACCAGGGATTCAGTGGAGGCTCTCTGAATATCAATGGTGGTTGGGGATTCGGTTATCCGACTCTTAGCTTATGGAACGCCTTTAAAGCTGCCGGTGATTCCGTTCGCTTGCAAGGCACTATCCTGACAGCTTCTCGCGTGGTAGCTGCCGGAGGCACAATGGGTAAGGATGGTAACTATATGTATGGTTGTCCGGGGCTTGTACGTCTGAAATACACAACATGGGCCGATGAAACATCATCAGCATCAGGTGCCGTTCCTGATCTTTGCTATGGAACAAACCTGCGAATTATGCGTTATGCCGATGTACTGCTGATGGCTGCTGAAGCCTATTTGCAATCAAGCAAAGCTAATCTTGCCCTTCCTTTGATTAACCAGGTTCGTACTCGTGTGAATTTGCCGGCACTGACTTCAGTTACTCTGGATAATATCAAACTCGAAAGAAGACTTGAGCTTGCATTCGAAGGCCCTCGTTATCAGGACCTGGTACGCTGGGGCGATGCTGCAACCGTACTGAAAGATCAGGGCAAACAAGTTCCAACAGGAAAAGTAGTTGGTGGACAGTTGCAATTTGCCACAAAATCAAATGCTGGTTTTGTTGCTCCGAAGAACAATATGTTCCCTATTCCATTCAACGAAATGTCGTCTAACCCGAATGTGAAACAGAACCCTGGTTATTAA
- a CDS encoding glycoside hydrolase family 30 protein translates to MHSLKITYKMFLVLVFSLLSVTGCKSAIVEGSVTGDQMKEQNPAKTDIMLWLTNPTQSILFQRQNFPINFSGSTNNYPTIIVDSTETHQTIDGFGFALTGSSALLINNLHSEKKEALLKNLFLTDSTGIGLSYLRISIGASDLSPEVFTYNETTDGKRDDSLQYFSLAKDNANLIPVLKEIIKLNPSIKILATPWTAPTWMKTNHSYSGGSLRPDCYDVYARYFVKYIQSMQEAGITIDAITPQNEPLNAYNNPAMLMSATEQANFIKNYLGPQFLDNHLKTKIIIYDHNLDHPEYAIDILNDPEAAKYIDGSAFHLYAGTIETMSKVKSAHPEKNLYFTEQYTAGNGSFAEDFAWHVKNLIIGATRNNSRNVIEWNLASDPTLSMHTPGGCNSCLGALTISADAYRNVSYYIIAHASKFVRSGAVRIGSNIVGDLQNVAFKNPDGQKILIVLNTGKSPVTFNIGFNNKTGLVTLAAGSAGTFVWK, encoded by the coding sequence ATGCACAGCTTGAAAATAACATATAAGATGTTCCTTGTGCTTGTGTTTTCCCTGTTATCTGTAACAGGATGCAAAAGCGCTATTGTAGAAGGAAGCGTTACCGGCGACCAAATGAAAGAGCAAAACCCTGCAAAAACAGATATTATGCTCTGGCTTACAAACCCCACGCAATCAATTTTATTCCAAAGGCAAAACTTCCCAATCAATTTTAGCGGATCAACCAACAACTACCCTACAATTATTGTCGATTCTACTGAAACCCATCAGACAATTGACGGATTTGGTTTTGCCCTGACCGGAAGCAGTGCTCTGCTCATCAATAATCTACACAGCGAAAAAAAAGAGGCTTTACTTAAAAATCTTTTTTTGACTGATTCCACAGGCATCGGCCTCAGTTATCTCCGAATAAGTATAGGAGCTTCCGACTTAAGTCCGGAAGTATTTACGTACAATGAAACTACAGACGGAAAAAGAGATGACAGCCTTCAGTATTTCTCGTTAGCAAAAGACAATGCCAACCTGATTCCGGTACTGAAAGAAATCATCAAACTTAATCCATCAATCAAAATACTTGCAACACCGTGGACGGCACCGACCTGGATGAAAACCAACCACAGCTACTCTGGCGGTAGTTTACGCCCCGATTGTTACGATGTATATGCACGTTATTTTGTGAAATATATTCAATCGATGCAGGAAGCGGGCATTACAATTGATGCCATTACCCCTCAAAACGAGCCATTGAATGCATATAACAATCCGGCAATGCTAATGTCGGCTACAGAACAGGCTAATTTTATCAAAAACTATTTAGGTCCTCAGTTTCTGGACAACCATTTGAAAACCAAAATAATCATATACGATCACAATCTCGATCATCCGGAATATGCCATCGACATATTGAATGATCCGGAAGCAGCCAAATATATCGATGGTTCAGCGTTTCATCTGTATGCCGGCACTATCGAAACAATGTCTAAAGTAAAATCGGCACACCCCGAAAAAAATCTCTACTTCACCGAACAGTACACCGCCGGAAATGGTTCATTTGCAGAAGATTTCGCGTGGCACGTTAAAAATCTAATCATTGGTGCAACCCGTAATAACAGTCGCAATGTCATAGAGTGGAACCTCGCATCTGATCCGACTTTAAGCATGCACACCCCGGGAGGTTGTAATTCGTGTCTGGGAGCCCTCACAATCAGTGCTGATGCCTACCGGAATGTGAGTTATTACATCATTGCTCATGCCTCAAAGTTTGTACGATCGGGCGCAGTACGCATAGGCAGTAACATTGTCGGTGATTTACAAAACGTAGCATTCAAAAATCCGGACGGACAAAAAATACTGATCGTCCTCAACACCGGTAAAAGTCCTGTAACATTCAATATAGGGTTCAACAACAAGACAGGCCTCGTAACGCTCGCCGCCGGTTCCGCCGGAACTTTTGTCTGGAAATAG
- a CDS encoding glycoside hydrolase family 30 protein: protein MKANLLGICSIAAMCLFPSFGFSASGVTKKISKSTVYTTAENTPLKITQTGTLQFNQAKQPLEKEIWIFIDPAQKFQSIVGIGGAITDAAAETFAKLPESAQKELLTAFYDPKNGLGYSIVRTNIGSCDFSSDSYSYVANNDEQLKTFSVSHDEKYKIPLLKKAIATAGGKLPLFVSPWSPPAWMKDNNDLLHGGKLLPKYRQLWANYLIKFIKTYEQKGMPVWGVSVQNEPMAVQTWESCIFTADEERDFIKNFIGPTLEKSGMKNIKLLAWDHNRDLLYHRASTIMADPQAAKYIWGFGYHWYETWSGSGMQFENLKRVKEAFPSKNLLFSEGCIEKYDASKTKEWWLGERYGKAMINDFNNGNSGWVDWNILLDQNGGPNHVGNFCYAPVHADTNTGKLTYTNIFYYQGHFSKFVKPGAKRIACSTTRDQLLATAFLNKDGKIVVIAMNPTDNPMDYNLFIEGVTAPVKCLPHSISTLIIE, encoded by the coding sequence ATGAAAGCTAACTTATTAGGTATTTGCTCAATTGCAGCCATGTGTTTGTTCCCTTCTTTCGGTTTTTCAGCCTCTGGCGTTACTAAAAAAATATCGAAATCAACGGTGTACACTACTGCGGAGAATACTCCGCTGAAAATCACACAGACCGGAACATTGCAATTTAATCAAGCCAAACAGCCTCTCGAGAAAGAAATTTGGATATTCATAGATCCGGCTCAAAAATTTCAATCAATAGTGGGCATTGGAGGCGCCATAACCGATGCGGCCGCCGAAACATTTGCAAAGCTGCCGGAATCCGCTCAAAAAGAGTTATTAACTGCTTTTTACGACCCTAAAAACGGGCTTGGTTATTCTATAGTACGAACCAATATAGGCAGTTGTGATTTTTCGAGTGATAGTTATTCTTATGTTGCCAACAACGACGAACAACTCAAGACATTCAGTGTTTCTCACGATGAAAAGTACAAAATTCCGCTCCTCAAAAAAGCAATTGCTACCGCCGGCGGTAAGCTACCTCTATTTGTCAGCCCATGGTCTCCTCCTGCATGGATGAAAGATAATAATGACTTACTTCATGGAGGGAAATTGCTGCCAAAATACCGCCAATTATGGGCAAACTACCTTATCAAATTCATTAAAACATACGAGCAAAAGGGAATGCCGGTCTGGGGGGTATCTGTACAAAACGAACCGATGGCAGTACAAACCTGGGAATCCTGCATTTTCACCGCCGACGAAGAGCGTGATTTTATAAAGAATTTCATTGGCCCGACTTTGGAGAAATCGGGCATGAAAAATATCAAACTATTAGCCTGGGATCACAACCGAGATCTGCTTTATCATCGTGCAAGCACCATCATGGCTGATCCGCAAGCAGCCAAATACATTTGGGGGTTCGGTTATCACTGGTACGAAACCTGGAGTGGTAGCGGCATGCAATTCGAGAACCTAAAAAGAGTAAAAGAAGCATTTCCATCGAAGAATTTACTATTCTCAGAGGGCTGCATTGAAAAATATGATGCTTCAAAAACAAAAGAATGGTGGTTGGGTGAACGGTACGGAAAGGCCATGATAAACGATTTCAACAACGGGAATAGCGGATGGGTGGACTGGAATATTCTCCTCGATCAAAACGGAGGGCCCAACCATGTTGGTAACTTCTGTTATGCACCTGTGCATGCAGATACAAACACAGGAAAACTAACATACACCAATATTTTTTATTATCAGGGTCATTTTTCAAAGTTTGTAAAACCCGGAGCCAAACGAATTGCCTGTTCGACAACACGGGATCAACTGCTCGCAACTGCATTCCTCAACAAAGACGGAAAAATTGTTGTAATCGCAATGAATCCAACCGACAATCCGATGGATTACAACCTCTTTATTGAAGGTGTTACAGCGCCGGTAAAATGCTTGCCTCACTCAATTTCCACATTAATTATAGAATGA
- a CDS encoding family 16 glycosylhydrolase, with amino-acid sequence MKSFILTFFAAFLFVSCSKSEPTIQNSTYVLSTDITYTTVNKTDSVNYIVLKAKTQGTSTSIAWDFGDGESQSGDSIIKHYFPKKGTYSIKLTVTDFLGTTASATKDIAITADDPAYVPHKLIWSDEFDGTTLNTSNWVNETNIDVNNEWQKYTNGDNLTIKDGILTITAKKVGTGQKKGDYTSGRINSNGLRTFLYGRMEIKAKLPAGRGTWPATWMLGANIATAGWPGCGELDIMEHVGYNPLWVKGSIHTPSSYGNTVNNADYKLTDCESAFHTYGMTWTPSKIEYYVDDPDHPFYTYSPAVKNASNWPFNKPCFFILNLAIGGDWGGAQGVDDSIFPCSMQVDYVRVYNYK; translated from the coding sequence ATGAAGTCATTCATTTTAACCTTCTTTGCCGCATTTTTATTTGTATCGTGCAGCAAATCAGAACCAACGATTCAGAACTCAACTTATGTTTTGAGTACCGACATTACATACACAACGGTTAACAAGACCGACAGCGTTAACTATATTGTTTTAAAGGCAAAAACGCAAGGGACCAGCACCTCTATAGCATGGGATTTCGGGGACGGGGAATCACAATCAGGAGATTCTATCATAAAGCATTACTTTCCTAAAAAAGGCACCTATTCCATCAAACTGACAGTGACCGATTTTCTCGGCACAACAGCTTCGGCAACTAAAGACATTGCAATAACTGCCGACGATCCGGCCTATGTTCCCCACAAATTGATTTGGAGCGACGAATTTGACGGTACAACCCTCAACACATCGAACTGGGTCAATGAAACCAATATCGACGTCAACAACGAGTGGCAGAAATACACCAACGGAGATAACCTGACAATAAAAGACGGCATCCTTACCATAACAGCAAAAAAGGTAGGAACCGGACAAAAGAAGGGAGATTACACTTCAGGACGCATTAATTCGAACGGCTTAAGAACATTCCTGTACGGACGGATGGAAATCAAAGCAAAACTACCCGCCGGAAGAGGAACCTGGCCTGCTACCTGGATGCTAGGTGCAAATATAGCCACTGCAGGTTGGCCTGGCTGCGGCGAGCTCGATATCATGGAACATGTAGGTTACAATCCACTGTGGGTGAAAGGATCAATCCATACTCCATCCAGTTATGGCAATACAGTGAATAATGCCGATTACAAACTGACCGATTGCGAGTCGGCTTTTCACACTTACGGAATGACCTGGACTCCTTCAAAAATTGAATATTACGTTGACGATCCCGATCATCCTTTCTATACATACAGTCCGGCGGTAAAAAATGCCTCCAACTGGCCTTTCAACAAACCCTGTTTCTTCATTCTTAACCTTGCCATCGGAGGTGATTGGGGCGGCGCACAAGGAGTGGACGACTCCATTTTCCCTTGTTCGATGCAGGTTGACTATGTGAGGGTTTATAATTACAAATAA
- a CDS encoding carboxylesterase/lipase family protein, which translates to MKRSLLLTTILLAGLSPVFSQTGNNETAIVSGNSKAVVQTDCGKVRGFIHKGTFIFKGIPYAEAERFMPPVRVKNWDGIRSSMTYGPVCPLEPMNSVNDESEFIFHHDWGYQNEDCLRLNIWAQGINDTNKRPVMVWLHGGGYSAGSSQELPSYDGENLSKKGDIVLVSINHRLNVLGFLDLSAYGEKYHQSANVGMMDIVAALQWIKNNIAQFGGDPDNVTIFGQSGGGGKVITLMNAPSAKGLFHKAISQSGVVSNFREPAITKQISAEVLTELKLNPSQVDSLQKIPYNILIAASKKAIAKVQQKLASEGKISGDVNIGWSPVLDGFFLHYQPSDAKATAISKEIPLLIGSTKNEFIPSLSNPKLRHGTIADITSYINNIYKDKAEAYIDAVKQAYPGDNRPSDLIDIDLRFRAGVLSEAKLKSTTGSAPVYMYLFGWQSPVMDGDYKAMHCFELPFVFNNIGRCEEMTGGGKAAYELADKISQAWINFARTGNPNHKGLPEWPVYSVENGALMYFDNKCVVKNHHDDCLMNLTTKK; encoded by the coding sequence ATGAAACGCTCTCTGCTGTTAACCACTATTTTGCTTGCAGGCCTATCTCCGGTGTTTTCTCAAACCGGAAATAATGAAACAGCAATAGTTTCAGGCAACAGCAAAGCAGTAGTTCAGACCGACTGTGGGAAGGTGAGGGGTTTCATACACAAAGGCACCTTTATATTCAAAGGCATACCTTACGCCGAAGCCGAGCGTTTTATGCCTCCTGTCAGGGTTAAAAACTGGGATGGAATACGCAGTTCAATGACATACGGGCCGGTTTGTCCGCTTGAACCGATGAACAGTGTAAACGATGAAAGCGAATTTATTTTTCATCATGACTGGGGTTATCAAAACGAAGATTGTCTGCGCTTGAATATATGGGCTCAGGGAATAAATGACACTAACAAACGTCCGGTGATGGTATGGCTTCACGGAGGAGGATACAGTGCGGGATCATCGCAGGAATTGCCTTCTTATGATGGCGAAAACCTGAGTAAAAAAGGTGACATTGTGCTCGTATCCATCAATCACAGACTGAATGTTCTCGGATTTCTTGACCTTTCGGCGTACGGAGAAAAATATCATCAATCTGCCAATGTTGGCATGATGGATATTGTAGCAGCGTTGCAATGGATTAAAAACAATATTGCGCAATTCGGAGGCGACCCGGACAACGTTACTATTTTCGGACAATCGGGCGGTGGCGGCAAAGTGATTACTCTGATGAATGCTCCATCAGCAAAGGGATTGTTTCATAAAGCCATTTCTCAAAGTGGAGTTGTATCCAATTTCAGAGAACCTGCCATCACAAAACAAATTAGCGCAGAAGTACTAACCGAGCTTAAACTAAACCCTTCTCAGGTCGATTCTCTGCAGAAAATACCGTATAATATACTCATTGCCGCGTCGAAAAAAGCAATTGCGAAAGTTCAGCAGAAGTTGGCATCTGAAGGAAAAATCAGCGGTGACGTCAATATTGGATGGAGTCCCGTGCTCGATGGCTTCTTCCTCCACTACCAGCCTTCCGATGCGAAGGCAACCGCTATCTCGAAGGAGATCCCGCTACTTATAGGATCGACGAAAAACGAGTTTATTCCCTCGTTAAGTAACCCAAAATTACGACACGGCACCATTGCTGATATTACATCATACATCAACAACATCTATAAAGACAAAGCCGAAGCCTACATTGACGCCGTAAAGCAAGCTTACCCCGGAGACAATCGTCCATCCGACCTTATTGACATTGACCTCCGCTTCAGAGCTGGAGTATTATCTGAAGCCAAATTAAAATCAACGACAGGCTCAGCACCGGTTTACATGTATCTGTTCGGATGGCAATCGCCTGTGATGGATGGTGATTATAAAGCCATGCACTGCTTCGAACTTCCATTTGTATTCAACAATATCGGTCGTTGCGAAGAAATGACAGGAGGAGGGAAAGCCGCTTATGAGCTTGCAGATAAAATCAGTCAGGCATGGATCAATTTTGCACGAACAGGAAATCCCAACCACAAAGGGTTGCCCGAATGGCCGGTTTATTCCGTTGAAAACGGTGCTTTAATGTATTTCGATAACAAATGTGTGGTAAAAAACCACCACGACGACTGCTTAATGAATCTAACGACCAAAAAATAA